One genomic window of Herpetosiphonaceae bacterium includes the following:
- a CDS encoding JAB domain-containing protein has translation MPRRKRSDAELLREALVPYINIHQLRHLVACQSRALEAALRTDHPPADVRAMLNVLSALLHPAPAEQIATPDDVAALLLVEMGLLAQEQIRVICLNTKGQIQTIHAVYQSTVNAIVTRPIELLREAFRHNSASVILAHNHPSGDPEPSEEDLIFTEQMILVGDMLGIQVLDHLIIGRGTWVSLRQQSLVFKQAIPAGKTAKVMLDWTWYPVGQAPRDK, from the coding sequence ATGCCGCGCCGCAAACGCTCCGACGCCGAGCTGCTGCGCGAGGCGCTCGTGCCCTACATCAACATCCACCAGCTTCGGCACCTCGTCGCCTGCCAGAGCCGGGCGCTCGAAGCCGCGCTGCGCACCGATCACCCGCCCGCCGACGTGCGCGCCATGCTCAACGTGCTGTCCGCGCTGCTGCACCCCGCGCCCGCCGAGCAGATCGCCACGCCCGATGATGTCGCCGCGCTGCTGCTGGTGGAGATGGGGCTGCTGGCGCAGGAGCAGATTCGCGTGATCTGCCTGAACACCAAAGGCCAGATCCAGACGATCCACGCCGTCTATCAGAGCACGGTCAACGCGATCGTCACCCGCCCGATCGAGCTCCTGCGCGAGGCGTTTCGCCACAACAGCGCCTCGGTGATCCTGGCGCACAACCACCCTTCGGGCGATCCCGAACCCTCGGAGGAGGATCTCATCTTCACCGAGCAGATGATCCTCGTGGGCGACATGCTGGGCATCCAGGTGCTCGATCATCTGATCATCGGGCGCGGCACGTGGGTCAGCCTGCGCCAGCAGAGCCTCGTCTTCAAACAGGCCATACCGGCGGGCAAAACGGCGAAGGTCATGCTCGACTGGACATGGTACCCGGTGGGCCAGGCTCCGCGCGACAAGTGA
- a CDS encoding phytanoyl-CoA dioxygenase family protein has protein sequence MYITREHIQFYQDNGYLFLPEFYSGAEVAAMEAELPVLYAEESPRRVLEQDGSAVRSVYGSHSTSAVFDRLARDPRILEPTMEILGGDVYIHQFKINVKAAFGGEMWEWHRDYDTWHHEDGMPGVQALNVVVFLDEVNEFNGPLLLIPGSHKDADVEDFIRDEAELLEAGAPAWMANLTTKIKHSLDKATVAKLASRHGIVAPKGPRGSVLFFDSNIAHGSSQNMSPFDRTIVIVSYNSVANALLPVERPRPDFLASRDFRPLVPLVDALPMAQR, from the coding sequence ATGTACATCACGCGCGAACACATCCAGTTCTACCAGGACAATGGCTATCTCTTTTTGCCTGAGTTCTACTCAGGCGCGGAAGTCGCGGCGATGGAGGCGGAGCTGCCGGTGCTGTATGCCGAAGAGTCTCCCCGGCGGGTGCTGGAGCAGGACGGCTCCGCGGTGCGCTCCGTGTACGGCTCGCACAGCACCAGCGCGGTCTTCGATCGGCTGGCGCGCGACCCGCGCATCTTGGAGCCGACGATGGAGATCCTCGGCGGCGATGTGTATATTCACCAGTTCAAGATCAACGTCAAAGCGGCCTTTGGCGGCGAGATGTGGGAGTGGCACCGCGATTACGATACCTGGCATCATGAGGATGGCATGCCCGGCGTGCAAGCGCTCAACGTCGTCGTGTTTCTGGATGAGGTCAACGAGTTCAACGGCCCGCTGCTGCTGATCCCAGGCTCGCACAAAGATGCCGATGTCGAGGATTTTATACGCGACGAGGCGGAGCTGCTCGAAGCGGGCGCGCCCGCCTGGATGGCGAACCTCACCACCAAGATCAAGCACTCGCTCGACAAAGCCACCGTCGCCAAGCTGGCATCGCGGCACGGCATCGTCGCACCCAAGGGGCCGCGCGGCTCGGTGCTGTTCTTCGACTCGAACATCGCGCACGGATCGTCGCAGAACATGTCGCCGTTCGACCGCACGATCGTGATCGTGTCGTACAACAGCGTGGCAAACGCGCTGCTGCCGGTTGAGCGTCCGCGCCCGGACTTCCTGGCAAGCCGTGATTTTCGCCCGCTTGTGCCGCTCGTCGATGCGCTGCCGATGGCACAGCGCTAA
- a CDS encoding amino acid adenylation domain-containing protein, translating to MSPEHVEDIYKLSPIQQGLLFHSLYEPESGAYFEQFNWLLSGTLDPAVFQRAWQYVVDRHAILRTAFFWEDLDEPLQVVQRQAALPFAYHDWRGMPEAEQAARLAAYLQAERSRGFALEQAPLMRVAVMQLTDDRYRCVGCYHHLLLDGWSIPLLEQEVATCYAAFARHQQPRLKRRRPYRDYITWLRQQDLAQAEQYWRRTLAGFTAPTPLQVDRATEQPEGYDQQTLHLSSATTQALQELVRQEHLTLSTLVAGAWSLVLSRYSREQDLVFGVTVSGRPADLPGVESMIGLFINTLPLRVRLAPELPLLEWLRSIQAQQFELQQYEYSPLAQVQKWSAVPGGTSLFDSIFVFENFPLTSAFAEESGHALTLRETQMIEPTSYPLTIKAQPGAQLELRIGYARHRFDPATIDRMLGHLATLLEQIAHQPAQRLMDVHLLTEAERRQILVGWNQTQAAPAIEPTSIHGIFEAQARRIPGALALIFEDARLTYDELNRQANRLAWHLLGLGLRPESRVGICMERCVEQLIAVLGVLKAGGTYVPLDPNYPQERLAFMIANAEVGVLLTQQRWLDTLPEQPTLRLCLDRDGAQIAAAPSSDPDLATHPDQIAYITYTSGSTGTPKGIGMTHRALLNLLDWQLRHTDLQPGARTLQFASLSFDVSFQDLFSTWALSGTVVGISEDVRRDVVGLSQVLCAQAIERLFIPAVALQQVAEGFRSVDAAACRLRHVIAGSEQLQLTPALVEMFERLPECALHNEYGPSETHVVTAYDLPRATADWPKRPPIGRPIANTQVYLVDPQMHPVPIGVPGEVYLGGAQLARGYIGRPDLTAERFVPDPFGATPGGRLYRTGDLARYLPDGNIEFLGRADHQVKIRGFRVEPGEVEVVLGRNPAIRECVVVARADTTGHHRLVAYVVPMETPGPTTSDLRLFLKQRLPDYMVPSVFVKLDALPLNTNGKVDRKALPAPDSARPELRDTYVAPRTELERKLAEIWMQAIGVQQVGVHDNFFELGGDSIITLQVVSRAAQAGIHLTVKQVFDHATIAELATVAGTTSGVAASQALVTGPVPLTPIQHWFFHKVRADVHHWNMDVLLETQPDVDPDLLDRIIQHLVVHHDALRMRYFYEDGRWQQVSAEPGAPVPFSVIDLSDAAPAEQLAAVEQAATRLQFSMNLAEPPLFRAVFFNFGADRPGRLYMVMHHLIVDAFSWRVLLEDMQTAYRQLSAGQPIALPPKTTSYQRWAERLSEHAQSETLRQELAHWLSIGDVPFTPLPRDVPDGENSTASTRLLQMILSVEETQALLQDVPKAYQSRINDVLMAALSYAIKTWTGSPHVLIDLEGHGREDLFDDVDMTRTVGWCPSISPVLLDLRAAATPLDALPLVRDQMRQIPRRGVGYGMLRYMSEDAAIRERLQALPQAEVMLNYFGQFDQVVANSAIFRHMAQEPTGPLLSPNGNRFTVLFIHGQVVQGRLMMVFHYSQNVHRRETIQKVVSDFTSALRVFATAGRSFVAGGAVESEAVASLPEV from the coding sequence ATGAGCCCGGAACACGTCGAAGACATCTATAAACTCTCACCGATCCAGCAGGGGCTATTATTCCACAGCCTGTACGAGCCTGAGTCGGGCGCGTACTTCGAGCAGTTCAACTGGCTACTCTCCGGCACGCTCGATCCGGCGGTCTTCCAGCGCGCGTGGCAGTACGTCGTCGATCGGCACGCGATCCTGCGCACGGCCTTCTTCTGGGAAGATCTGGACGAGCCGTTGCAGGTGGTCCAGCGTCAGGCCGCGCTGCCCTTCGCGTATCACGACTGGCGCGGGATGCCGGAGGCCGAGCAGGCAGCGCGCCTGGCAGCCTATCTGCAAGCCGAGCGCAGCCGGGGCTTTGCTCTGGAGCAGGCACCCTTGATGCGCGTGGCGGTGATGCAGCTCACGGACGATCGCTATCGCTGCGTGGGCTGCTACCATCATCTGCTGCTGGATGGCTGGTCGATCCCGCTGTTGGAGCAGGAGGTCGCCACCTGCTACGCGGCGTTTGCTCGCCATCAGCAGCCCCGCTTGAAGCGGCGGCGGCCCTACCGCGACTATATCACCTGGCTGCGGCAGCAAGACCTGGCGCAGGCCGAGCAGTACTGGCGCAGAACGCTGGCAGGCTTTACCGCGCCGACGCCGCTCCAGGTCGATCGTGCGACGGAGCAGCCTGAGGGCTACGACCAGCAGACGCTCCATCTATCGTCGGCAACCACCCAGGCGCTGCAAGAGCTGGTGCGGCAGGAGCATCTCACGCTCAGCACGCTCGTCGCAGGCGCGTGGTCGCTGGTGCTGAGCCGGTACAGCCGCGAGCAGGATCTCGTCTTCGGCGTGACCGTCTCCGGTCGTCCCGCGGATCTGCCCGGCGTCGAGTCAATGATCGGCCTGTTCATCAACACGCTGCCGCTGCGGGTGCGGCTCGCTCCTGAGCTGCCGCTGCTCGAATGGCTCAGGTCGATCCAGGCGCAGCAGTTCGAGCTGCAACAGTACGAGTACAGCCCCCTGGCGCAGGTCCAGAAATGGAGCGCTGTTCCTGGGGGCACGTCGCTCTTCGACAGCATCTTCGTCTTCGAGAACTTTCCGCTGACCAGCGCCTTTGCCGAGGAGTCGGGCCATGCGCTGACGCTGCGCGAGACGCAGATGATCGAGCCGACGAGCTACCCGCTGACGATCAAGGCGCAGCCGGGAGCGCAGCTTGAGCTACGCATCGGCTACGCCCGCCATCGCTTCGATCCCGCGACGATCGACCGGATGCTTGGGCATCTCGCGACGCTGCTGGAGCAGATCGCCCACCAGCCCGCGCAGCGTCTCATGGATGTCCACCTGCTGACCGAGGCCGAGCGGCGGCAGATTCTCGTCGGCTGGAACCAGACTCAGGCCGCGCCCGCGATCGAGCCAACGTCGATCCATGGGATCTTCGAGGCGCAGGCGCGGCGCATCCCCGGCGCGCTGGCGCTGATCTTCGAGGATGCGCGCCTGACGTACGACGAGCTGAACCGGCAGGCGAATCGGCTGGCGTGGCATCTGCTGGGGCTGGGGCTGCGGCCCGAAAGCCGCGTCGGGATCTGCATGGAGCGCTGCGTCGAGCAGCTTATCGCCGTGCTGGGCGTGCTCAAAGCGGGCGGTACCTACGTGCCTCTCGATCCCAACTATCCCCAGGAGCGGCTCGCGTTCATGATCGCCAACGCTGAGGTTGGCGTGCTGCTGACGCAGCAGCGCTGGCTCGACACGCTGCCGGAGCAGCCGACCCTGCGGCTGTGTCTCGATCGGGACGGGGCACAGATCGCCGCCGCTCCGTCGAGCGACCCTGACTTGGCGACGCATCCCGATCAGATCGCGTACATCACCTACACATCGGGCTCGACCGGCACGCCCAAAGGCATCGGGATGACCCACCGGGCGCTGCTCAATCTGCTCGACTGGCAGCTACGGCACACCGATCTCCAGCCCGGCGCGCGGACGCTTCAGTTCGCCTCGCTGAGCTTCGACGTATCGTTTCAGGATCTTTTCAGCACATGGGCGCTCAGCGGCACTGTCGTCGGCATCTCCGAGGATGTGCGCCGCGATGTCGTCGGCCTGAGCCAGGTGCTCTGCGCGCAGGCGATTGAGCGGCTGTTCATTCCGGCGGTCGCGCTTCAGCAGGTCGCCGAGGGCTTTCGCTCGGTCGATGCAGCCGCCTGCCGTCTGCGCCATGTGATCGCGGGCTCCGAGCAGTTGCAGCTCACGCCCGCGCTCGTCGAGATGTTCGAGCGGCTGCCGGAGTGTGCCCTGCACAACGAGTACGGCCCCTCGGAGACGCATGTGGTGACAGCCTACGATCTGCCCCGCGCGACCGCCGATTGGCCGAAGCGCCCGCCGATCGGCAGGCCGATCGCCAACACGCAGGTTTATCTGGTCGATCCGCAGATGCACCCGGTGCCGATCGGCGTGCCCGGCGAGGTCTATCTTGGCGGCGCGCAGCTTGCGCGCGGCTACATCGGACGGCCCGACCTGACCGCCGAGCGATTCGTGCCCGATCCGTTCGGCGCGACTCCGGGCGGGCGGCTCTACCGCACGGGCGATCTGGCGCGCTACCTGCCCGACGGCAACATCGAGTTCCTGGGCCGCGCCGACCATCAGGTCAAGATTCGCGGCTTCCGCGTCGAGCCGGGCGAAGTCGAGGTGGTCCTGGGCCGCAATCCCGCGATCCGCGAGTGTGTGGTCGTCGCGCGCGCCGATACGACGGGCCATCATCGGCTGGTGGCATATGTCGTCCCCATGGAAACACCCGGCCCGACCACCAGCGATCTGCGGCTGTTTCTGAAGCAGCGCCTGCCCGACTACATGGTACCGTCGGTCTTTGTCAAGCTGGACGCGCTGCCGCTGAACACCAACGGCAAGGTCGATCGCAAAGCGCTGCCAGCGCCCGACAGCGCGCGGCCTGAGCTGCGCGATACGTATGTCGCGCCGCGAACCGAGCTTGAGCGGAAGCTGGCCGAGATCTGGATGCAGGCGATCGGCGTGCAGCAGGTGGGCGTACACGACAACTTTTTTGAGCTGGGCGGCGACTCGATCATCACGCTTCAGGTCGTCTCACGAGCGGCGCAGGCCGGGATTCACCTGACGGTGAAGCAGGTCTTCGACCATGCCACGATCGCCGAGCTTGCGACCGTCGCCGGTACCACATCTGGCGTCGCGGCGTCACAGGCGCTTGTCACCGGCCCGGTGCCGCTCACGCCCATCCAGCACTGGTTCTTCCACAAGGTTCGCGCCGATGTTCATCACTGGAACATGGACGTGCTGCTCGAAACACAGCCGGACGTCGACCCGGATCTGCTCGACCGGATCATCCAGCATCTCGTCGTGCATCACGACGCGCTGCGCATGCGCTACTTCTACGAAGACGGCAGGTGGCAGCAGGTCAGCGCCGAGCCGGGCGCGCCGGTGCCGTTCTCGGTGATCGATCTGTCGGATGCAGCGCCCGCCGAGCAGCTTGCGGCGGTCGAGCAGGCCGCGACGCGGCTGCAATTCAGCATGAATCTGGCAGAGCCACCGCTGTTTCGCGCCGTCTTCTTCAACTTCGGCGCGGATCGGCCCGGACGGCTCTACATGGTCATGCATCATCTGATCGTCGATGCCTTCTCCTGGCGCGTGCTGCTGGAAGATATGCAGACCGCCTATCGCCAGCTCAGCGCGGGACAGCCGATCGCGCTGCCGCCCAAGACGACCTCGTATCAGCGCTGGGCCGAGCGACTCAGCGAGCACGCGCAATCCGAGACGCTCAGGCAGGAGCTCGCGCACTGGCTTTCGATCGGCGATGTGCCCTTCACGCCTCTGCCGCGCGACGTTCCCGACGGCGAGAATTCGACCGCCTCTACCCGCCTGCTCCAGATGATCTTGAGCGTCGAGGAGACGCAAGCGCTGCTTCAGGACGTACCCAAGGCGTACCAGTCGCGGATCAACGATGTGCTGATGGCCGCGCTGAGCTACGCGATCAAGACCTGGACCGGCTCGCCGCATGTGCTGATCGACCTGGAAGGCCACGGACGCGAGGATCTTTTCGACGACGTGGATATGACTCGCACCGTCGGCTGGTGCCCGTCGATCTCGCCGGTGCTGCTCGATCTGCGCGCGGCTGCAACGCCGCTCGACGCCCTGCCGCTGGTGCGGGATCAGATGCGGCAGATTCCCCGGCGCGGCGTGGGCTACGGCATGCTGCGCTATATGTCGGAGGATGCCGCGATCAGAGAGCGGCTGCAAGCGCTGCCACAGGCCGAGGTCATGCTCAACTACTTCGGCCAGTTCGATCAGGTCGTGGCGAACTCCGCGATCTTTCGCCATATGGCCCAGGAGCCGACCGGGCCGCTGCTCAGCCCGAACGGCAACCGATTTACCGTGCTCTTCATCCATGGGCAGGTGGTGCAGGGACGGCTGATGATGGTCTTCCACTACAGCCAAAACGTGCATCGCCGTGAGACGATCCAGAAGGTCGTCAGCGATTTTACCAGCGCGCTGCGCGTCTTTGCCACGGCAGGGCGAAGCTTTGTCGCTGGCGGTGCCGTGGAGAGCGAGGCGGTCGCGTCGCTGCCGGAGGTGTGA
- the hemL gene encoding glutamate-1-semialdehyde 2,1-aminomutase: MDTTRSEAAFAAAQQYIPGGVNSPVRAFKSVGGTPRFIERAQGPYIFDIDGQCYIDYVLSWGPMILGHAQPAVIAAITSQAVKGTSYGAPTELETELAQLVCEIVPSIEMVRFVNSGTEATMSALRLARAYTGRAKILKFAGGYHGHADFLLTEAGSGVATLGLPASAGVTSGQTADTITVEYNDLAAVRQAFARVGEQIAAIIVEPVAGNMGLIEPQPGFLQGLRDLARQHGALLIFDEVMTGFRVARGGAQERFGIQPDLTCLGKVVGGGLPCAAYGGQRAIMEQVAPLGPMYQAGTLSGNPLAMAAGIATLRRLTPEMYQQMERAGLRLVHGLRAAAAESDIVLQVGAVGSMLGFFFASEPVRSYAEAKRACDTQRYARFFHAMLDRGVYFAPSQFEAGFLSTLHDDALIDRTLEAAQAIMPGMR; the protein is encoded by the coding sequence ATGGATACCACCCGATCCGAGGCGGCATTTGCCGCAGCGCAGCAGTATATTCCCGGCGGCGTCAACAGCCCCGTACGCGCGTTTAAGTCCGTCGGCGGCACGCCGCGCTTCATCGAGCGCGCGCAGGGACCGTACATCTTCGACATCGACGGGCAGTGCTATATCGACTATGTGCTCTCGTGGGGGCCGATGATCCTGGGCCACGCGCAGCCCGCCGTGATCGCGGCGATCACGTCGCAGGCGGTGAAGGGCACCAGCTATGGCGCGCCCACAGAGCTAGAGACTGAGCTGGCGCAGCTGGTCTGCGAGATCGTGCCGAGCATCGAGATGGTGCGCTTCGTCAACTCCGGCACCGAGGCCACCATGAGCGCGCTGCGGCTGGCGCGCGCCTACACCGGACGCGCCAAGATCCTGAAGTTCGCGGGCGGCTACCACGGCCACGCCGACTTCCTGCTGACCGAGGCCGGATCGGGCGTTGCGACGCTGGGGCTGCCCGCCAGCGCGGGCGTGACCAGCGGCCAGACGGCGGACACGATCACCGTCGAGTACAACGACCTCGCCGCGGTGCGGCAGGCGTTCGCGCGGGTCGGCGAGCAGATCGCGGCGATCATCGTGGAGCCGGTCGCAGGCAACATGGGCCTGATCGAGCCGCAGCCGGGCTTCTTGCAAGGTCTGCGCGATCTGGCCCGGCAGCACGGCGCACTGCTGATCTTCGACGAGGTGATGACCGGCTTTCGCGTGGCGCGGGGCGGCGCGCAGGAGCGCTTCGGCATCCAGCCCGATCTGACCTGTTTGGGCAAAGTCGTCGGCGGCGGGCTGCCCTGCGCGGCCTACGGCGGGCAGCGGGCGATCATGGAGCAGGTCGCGCCGCTCGGCCCGATGTACCAGGCGGGCACGCTCTCCGGCAATCCGCTCGCAATGGCGGCGGGCATCGCCACGCTGCGGCGGCTCACGCCTGAGATGTACCAGCAGATGGAGCGGGCCGGATTGCGGCTTGTACACGGGCTGCGCGCCGCCGCCGCCGAGAGCGATATTGTGCTTCAGGTCGGCGCGGTCGGCTCGATGCTGGGCTTTTTCTTCGCCTCGGAGCCTGTGCGCAGCTACGCCGAGGCCAAGCGCGCGTGCGATACGCAGCGCTACGCCCGCTTCTTCCACGCGATGCTGGATCGGGGCGTGTACTTCGCGCCGTCGCAGTTCGAGGCCGGTTTCCTCTCCACGCTCCACGACGACGCGCTGATCGATCGGACGCTTGAGGCGGCTCAGGCAATCATGCCGGGTATGCGCTAA
- a CDS encoding nuclear transport factor 2 family protein has product MERQQIEQLAQEFIDALHALEQGDVQQVDRLVTLFGDDARLTNAALKLAGEERIGQDGARQFWTEYRRTFGEAHSEFYQVTANAEAAGLFWTTKGTGNDGQPMEYDGVSLLVFDERGKITMFRGYYDTRQLSREVGVSRQPGKG; this is encoded by the coding sequence ATGGAGCGGCAACAGATCGAGCAGTTGGCCCAGGAGTTTATCGATGCGCTGCACGCGCTGGAGCAGGGCGATGTCCAGCAGGTCGATCGGCTGGTGACGCTGTTCGGCGACGACGCGCGCCTGACCAACGCGGCGCTGAAGCTGGCCGGAGAAGAGCGGATCGGGCAGGACGGCGCGCGGCAGTTCTGGACCGAGTATCGCCGCACGTTTGGCGAGGCGCACTCCGAGTTCTATCAGGTGACGGCCAACGCCGAGGCCGCCGGGCTGTTCTGGACGACCAAAGGCACGGGCAATGATGGACAACCGATGGAGTACGACGGCGTAAGCCTGCTGGTCTTCGACGAGCGCGGCAAGATCACCATGTTCCGAGGGTACTACGATACGCGCCAGTTGAGCCGTGAGGTCGGCGTGAGTCGGCAGCCGGGCAAGGGCTAG
- a CDS encoding alpha/beta hydrolase-fold protein: MSRAGQRILLMNTSGHKCFLEGQQIQPGEFIEMVLAADFASGCDRQVAARGPWGRCGWTSEEIKQVAREIRHRHTRRVIWRREGTKPTWRDYQDYTDAPYHTVTGTLKVLPEVWSPQLGNQRDILVYLPPSYERGDRAYPVLYMHDGQNLFDDATSFSCEWAVDETLEAASASGLETIVVGIPNMQERRCDEYSPFVDRLSGGGQGAAYLEFIVHTLKPLIDDTFRTVRDREHTGIFGSSMGGLISLYGFFAQSATFGFAGVMSPALWFADRALFAAVRQAAFVPGRLYLDVGTREGRETVANARRMCALLRRKGYRPGQELQYVEEHNAGHCETAWGGRLRGALHFLLHGATPRPVVQPELSAATMPALQEIALGARA, from the coding sequence ATGTCACGTGCAGGTCAACGTATCCTGCTGATGAATACATCAGGTCATAAGTGTTTTCTGGAAGGGCAGCAGATCCAGCCGGGCGAGTTTATCGAGATGGTGCTCGCAGCCGATTTCGCGTCCGGCTGCGACCGGCAGGTTGCAGCGCGCGGGCCGTGGGGCAGATGCGGCTGGACTTCGGAGGAGATCAAGCAGGTCGCGCGTGAGATTCGCCACCGGCACACCCGGCGCGTCATCTGGCGGCGCGAGGGCACCAAGCCCACCTGGCGCGACTACCAGGATTATACCGACGCGCCATACCATACCGTCACGGGCACGCTCAAGGTGCTGCCGGAGGTCTGGAGCCCGCAGCTTGGCAACCAGCGCGATATTCTGGTCTATCTGCCGCCATCGTACGAACGGGGTGATCGGGCCTATCCGGTGCTGTACATGCACGACGGGCAGAATCTCTTCGACGACGCGACCAGCTTTAGCTGTGAGTGGGCCGTCGACGAGACGCTCGAAGCGGCCAGCGCGAGCGGCCTTGAGACGATTGTGGTTGGCATTCCCAACATGCAAGAGCGGCGCTGCGACGAGTACAGCCCCTTCGTCGATCGGCTGAGCGGCGGCGGGCAGGGCGCGGCCTATCTCGAATTCATTGTCCACACCCTGAAGCCGCTGATCGACGACACCTTCCGCACGGTGCGCGACCGGGAGCACACCGGCATCTTCGGCTCGTCGATGGGCGGCCTGATCAGCCTCTACGGCTTCTTCGCTCAGAGCGCGACCTTTGGCTTCGCGGGCGTGATGAGTCCCGCGCTGTGGTTCGCCGACCGCGCGCTCTTCGCGGCGGTGAGGCAGGCGGCGTTCGTGCCGGGCAGGCTGTATCTGGACGTGGGCACGCGCGAGGGCAGGGAGACGGTCGCGAACGCGCGGCGGATGTGCGCGCTGCTGCGGCGGAAGGGCTACCGGCCCGGCCAGGAGTTGCAGTATGTCGAGGAGCACAACGCGGGCCACTGCGAAACGGCGTGGGGCGGCAGGCTGCGCGGCGCGCTCCACTTCTTGCTGCATGGAGCGACGCCCAGGCCAGTGGTACAGCCGGAGCTATCGGCTGCGACGATGCCAGCGCTGCAAGAGATCGCGCTCGGAGCCAGGGCGTAA
- a CDS encoding nucleotidyltransferase family protein — protein MKAMVLAAGAGTRLQPLTDSIPKPLLPIRGEPLLAHTLRWLKRYDITDVALNLHYLPEVIQDQLGDGSQLGMNLIYSFEPELLGTAGAVKKLAALFDEPFVVVYGDLLLDVNLRALLDYHQSRRALVTIGLKHTDDPPSQGMIACDSSGRVVRFVEKPAEWSDAQMTSNAGVYIVEPEALQHVPADRPSDWGHDLFPLLLAAGLPIYAQLLDGAVIDIGTLAAYEQVKDTGLPGRERLAD, from the coding sequence ATGAAAGCAATGGTGCTTGCGGCAGGTGCCGGAACCCGGTTGCAACCGCTGACCGACTCGATCCCCAAGCCGCTGCTGCCGATTCGCGGCGAGCCGCTGCTGGCGCATACGCTGCGCTGGCTCAAGCGCTACGACATTACCGATGTTGCGCTCAACCTGCACTATCTGCCTGAGGTGATTCAGGATCAGCTTGGCGACGGATCACAGCTTGGCATGAATCTGATCTACTCGTTCGAGCCGGAGCTGCTCGGCACGGCGGGCGCGGTCAAAAAGCTCGCCGCGCTCTTCGACGAGCCGTTTGTGGTGGTTTATGGCGATCTGCTGCTGGATGTCAACCTGCGGGCGCTGCTCGATTACCACCAGTCGCGGCGCGCGCTGGTGACGATCGGCCTCAAGCACACCGACGATCCGCCCTCACAGGGCATGATCGCCTGCGACTCGTCGGGGCGCGTGGTGCGCTTCGTCGAGAAACCGGCGGAGTGGTCCGACGCGCAGATGACCTCCAACGCCGGGGTGTATATCGTCGAGCCGGAGGCGCTTCAGCACGTCCCCGCCGATCGACCGTCCGACTGGGGCCACGACCTTTTTCCGCTGCTGCTCGCGGCGGGCCTGCCGATCTACGCGCAACTGCTCGACGGCGCGGTGATCGACATCGGTACGCTGGCGGCCTACGAGCAGGTGAAAGATACCGGGCTGCCTGGCCGGGAGCGGCTCGCCGATTGA